In one window of Methanoculleus chikugoensis DNA:
- a CDS encoding DNA-directed DNA polymerase II large subunit, which produces MEVSPAIARYFDEIESGLEAAMQLAAAARARGLDPRTEIEIPVASDLADRVEALLGYKGIAARIRELEQEMSREEAALRIGDDFVARKFGETTQEEILDHAIRAAMALLTEGVVAAPTEGIGKVSLGKNDDGTDYLKIYYAGPIRSAGGTAQALSVLVGDYVRQALGINRYIPRTEEVERYIEEIRQYNNIMSLQYLPSEKELRMIIENCPVCIDGEPTEQQEVSGYRNLERVETNTVRGGMALVVAEGMALKAPKVLKNVRKMKMQGWDWIEELISGGPKSDDDASAAIKPKDKYIRDLIGGRPVFSYPMRKGGFRLRLGRSRNTGFAAAGLNPATLHILGDFLAVGTQMKVERPGKAAGIVPVDSIQGPTVKLRSGEVRRVDDAAEARRLAGQVDEILDVGEMLVSFGEFMENNHPLMPPAYCEEWWMLEGGTRHPENELEAIEFALDGAPLHPDYTYMWDDVPPADIARLADAVGTAGTIEDGMLMIPNTPEAKAILEELLVPHHLSGDRLAIPEHLVFLACLGLTLQLEKRPAWQDAPMENSLDLVMHLSGFRVRSRAGTRIGGRMGRPGKSKPREMRPPPHSLFPIGDEGGARRSFQAACASKPRSNTDGGIIEAEVGERQCPACGAFTYKNLCECGAHTNPVFRCPKCSKDVGQEVCPRCNVPTVCLQKVTINVKSEYLAAMERLGVRESSVALLKGVKGLISRERPVEPIEKGILRALQNLYVFKDGTVRYDMIDLPLTHFRPDEVGVPIERLRELGYTHDTYGRELVSDDQVLELRHQDILVSEDCGEWLVRVAKFVDDLLVRVYGLEPFYNAEKPLDLVGQLLMGLAPHTSAGVLVRLLGFSKAPVGYGHPFFHAAKRRNCFAGDTEIAVSDGRRWTTMPIRQFVTENFDLSKPGIDHVGTFYSDPRQPFYVRSIDPQGKTSLKKVTSVSVHRAPAHLVRFVTGRGKVLTVTPDHAMLVWDTDYLRKIRALEVAIGARVPVEEGGLVVADEIVSRETVQALDDRVYCLTVADNHTLVANGIFCGQCDGDEDCVMLLLDGLINFSRAYLPETRGGTMDAPLVLTTRIDPAEVDKESHNVDVCDHYPIEVYNGCLAYAHPKDLDKYVDRVERRLGTPAQVEGFSFTHPTSNISAGPLESTYTKLGSMLDKLDAELDLAKRIRAVDEDDVAERVLNTHFIRDLQGNLNAFSKQKVRCTKCNAKYRRMPLAGKCTRCGSNVIPTVHEGSVKKYLEMSRNICATYAITEYTKQRVEVLFMQIESTFGEPPEKQLGLADFM; this is translated from the coding sequence ATGGAGGTCTCGCCTGCTATCGCCCGGTACTTCGACGAGATCGAATCAGGGCTCGAGGCCGCGATGCAACTCGCCGCCGCCGCACGCGCCCGGGGGCTCGATCCGAGAACGGAGATCGAGATCCCGGTGGCAAGCGACCTCGCCGACCGTGTTGAGGCGCTTCTCGGCTACAAAGGGATCGCGGCCCGGATACGGGAACTCGAGCAGGAGATGTCCCGTGAAGAGGCGGCGCTCCGCATCGGCGACGATTTTGTGGCCCGAAAGTTCGGCGAGACCACGCAGGAGGAGATCCTCGACCACGCCATCCGGGCAGCGATGGCGCTCCTGACTGAAGGAGTGGTGGCCGCCCCGACGGAGGGGATCGGGAAGGTCAGTCTCGGGAAGAACGACGACGGGACGGACTACCTGAAGATCTACTACGCGGGCCCCATCCGGAGCGCGGGCGGGACGGCGCAGGCGCTCTCGGTGCTGGTGGGCGACTATGTCCGCCAGGCGCTCGGGATCAACCGCTATATCCCCCGGACCGAGGAAGTGGAGCGCTACATCGAGGAGATCCGACAGTACAACAACATCATGAGTCTCCAGTACCTCCCGAGCGAGAAGGAGCTCCGGATGATCATCGAGAACTGCCCGGTCTGCATCGACGGCGAACCGACGGAGCAGCAGGAGGTGAGCGGCTACCGGAACCTGGAGCGGGTGGAGACGAACACCGTCCGGGGCGGGATGGCGCTGGTCGTCGCGGAAGGAATGGCGCTGAAAGCCCCGAAAGTCCTTAAAAACGTCCGCAAGATGAAGATGCAGGGCTGGGACTGGATCGAGGAGCTGATCAGCGGCGGCCCGAAGAGCGACGACGACGCAAGCGCCGCGATCAAGCCGAAAGACAAGTACATCCGCGACCTGATCGGCGGCCGGCCGGTCTTTTCCTACCCGATGCGGAAGGGCGGATTCCGGCTGCGCCTCGGCCGGTCAAGGAACACCGGGTTTGCGGCCGCGGGCCTGAATCCCGCGACGCTGCACATCCTCGGGGACTTCCTTGCGGTCGGGACGCAGATGAAGGTCGAGCGGCCGGGGAAGGCGGCGGGGATCGTGCCGGTGGACTCGATCCAGGGGCCGACGGTCAAGCTCCGGAGCGGGGAGGTGCGCCGGGTGGACGACGCGGCGGAGGCCCGGCGGCTCGCGGGGCAGGTGGACGAGATCCTGGACGTCGGCGAGATGCTGGTCAGTTTCGGGGAGTTCATGGAGAACAACCACCCGCTGATGCCGCCGGCCTACTGCGAGGAGTGGTGGATGCTCGAGGGCGGTACCCGCCACCCGGAGAACGAGCTCGAGGCGATCGAGTTCGCGCTCGACGGCGCACCGCTTCACCCCGACTACACCTATATGTGGGACGACGTCCCCCCGGCCGATATCGCCCGCCTTGCGGATGCGGTCGGCACCGCCGGGACGATCGAGGACGGGATGCTGATGATCCCGAACACCCCGGAGGCGAAGGCGATCCTCGAGGAACTCCTGGTGCCCCACCACCTCTCGGGGGATCGGCTGGCGATTCCCGAGCACCTGGTGTTCCTCGCCTGCCTCGGCCTGACGCTGCAGCTTGAAAAGCGGCCGGCGTGGCAGGACGCGCCGATGGAGAACTCGCTCGACCTCGTGATGCACCTCTCGGGCTTCCGGGTGCGCTCGCGGGCGGGAACCCGTATCGGCGGCCGAATGGGGCGGCCGGGGAAGTCGAAGCCGCGGGAGATGCGCCCGCCGCCCCATTCGCTCTTTCCGATAGGCGACGAGGGCGGCGCCCGCCGGTCGTTCCAGGCGGCCTGCGCCTCAAAGCCGCGGTCGAACACCGACGGTGGAATCATCGAGGCGGAGGTCGGGGAGCGGCAGTGCCCCGCCTGCGGCGCCTTCACCTACAAGAACCTCTGCGAGTGCGGGGCGCACACGAACCCGGTCTTCCGGTGCCCAAAGTGCAGCAAGGACGTCGGGCAGGAGGTCTGCCCCCGGTGCAACGTGCCGACGGTCTGCCTCCAGAAGGTCACGATCAACGTCAAGAGCGAGTACCTGGCGGCGATGGAGCGGCTCGGGGTGCGCGAGTCCTCGGTCGCGCTCTTAAAGGGCGTGAAGGGCCTGATCTCGCGCGAACGGCCGGTGGAACCGATCGAGAAGGGGATCCTCCGGGCGCTGCAGAACCTTTATGTCTTCAAGGACGGCACCGTCCGCTACGACATGATCGACCTTCCCCTGACCCATTTCCGGCCGGATGAGGTCGGTGTTCCGATCGAGCGGCTCCGGGAACTCGGCTACACCCACGACACCTACGGCCGGGAACTCGTCTCGGACGACCAGGTGCTGGAGCTTCGCCACCAGGACATCCTGGTCTCGGAGGACTGCGGCGAGTGGCTCGTCCGGGTGGCGAAGTTCGTCGACGACCTTCTGGTGCGGGTCTACGGGCTCGAACCCTTCTATAATGCGGAGAAACCCCTCGACCTCGTCGGTCAGCTCCTGATGGGGCTTGCCCCGCACACGAGCGCCGGGGTTCTCGTCCGACTGCTCGGGTTCTCGAAGGCGCCGGTCGGCTACGGCCACCCGTTCTTCCACGCGGCGAAACGGCGGAACTGTTTTGCAGGCGATACGGAGATCGCCGTCTCCGACGGGCGGCGGTGGACGACGATGCCGATCCGGCAGTTCGTGACGGAGAACTTCGATCTCTCGAAGCCGGGGATCGACCACGTGGGAACGTTCTATTCGGATCCCCGGCAGCCGTTCTACGTCCGGAGCATCGACCCGCAGGGGAAGACGAGCCTGAAGAAAGTGACGTCCGTCTCCGTCCACCGCGCCCCGGCGCACCTCGTCCGGTTCGTAACAGGGCGGGGGAAGGTCCTCACAGTGACGCCCGATCACGCGATGCTGGTCTGGGACACGGACTACCTCCGGAAGATCCGGGCGCTCGAGGTCGCGATCGGCGCCCGCGTCCCGGTGGAGGAGGGCGGGCTCGTCGTGGCGGACGAGATCGTCTCCCGCGAGACGGTGCAGGCGCTCGACGACCGGGTCTACTGCCTGACGGTCGCCGACAACCACACCCTGGTCGCGAACGGGATCTTCTGCGGGCAGTGCGACGGCGACGAGGACTGCGTGATGCTCCTCCTCGACGGGCTGATCAACTTCTCCCGCGCCTACCTCCCCGAGACCCGGGGCGGGACGATGGACGCTCCGCTCGTCCTGACGACCCGGATCGACCCGGCGGAGGTCGACAAGGAGAGTCACAACGTCGACGTCTGCGACCACTACCCGATCGAGGTCTACAACGGCTGTCTCGCCTACGCCCACCCGAAGGATCTCGACAAATACGTCGACCGGGTGGAGCGGCGGCTCGGCACCCCGGCGCAGGTCGAGGGGTTCTCCTTCACCCACCCGACCTCGAACATCTCGGCGGGGCCGCTCGAGTCGACCTACACGAAACTCGGGTCGATGCTCGACAAACTCGATGCGGAGCTCGACCTCGCGAAGAGGATCCGGGCGGTGGACGAAGACGACGTCGCGGAGAGGGTTTTGAACACCCATTTCATCCGCGACCTCCAGGGGAACCTGAACGCGTTCTCAAAGCAGAAGGTCCGGTGCACGAAGTGCAACGCGAAGTACCGGCGGATGCCACTTGCGGGGAAGTGCACCCGCTGCGGCAGCAACGTCATTCCGACCGTCCACGAGGGCTCGGTGAAGAAGTACCTGGAGATGTCGCGCAACATCTGCGCGACCTACGCGATAACGGAGTACACGAAGCAGCGGGTGGAGGTGCTCTTCATGCAGATCGAGTCGACCTTCGGCGAGCCCCCGGAGAAGCAGCTCGGGCTCGCGGATTTCATGTAG
- a CDS encoding CheB methylesterase domain-containing protein — MEHSSSLPRDGRTIVVIGSSTGGARTLEVIFSQFPLVDAAVILVQHMPYSMNNALCRHIEEISFMETGIAEDGEAIEHGKVYVAPSDLHLKLVENRTISLFDDAKVQYVRPSIDVAMMSLTRRGSDRFAGVILSGMGSDGAEGIRYIKSIGGTTLAQALRTCAIHYMPRAAFATGRVDQMLSPEGIRENLIRFAGIL; from the coding sequence ATGGAGCATTCCTCATCTCTTCCCCGCGATGGGCGGACGATCGTCGTCATCGGTTCGTCGACCGGAGGGGCGCGAACCCTGGAAGTCATCTTTTCCCAGTTCCCACTCGTCGATGCCGCCGTCATCCTCGTCCAGCACATGCCGTACTCGATGAACAACGCGCTTTGCCGGCATATCGAAGAGATCTCGTTCATGGAGACCGGGATCGCAGAGGACGGTGAAGCGATCGAGCACGGCAAGGTCTACGTTGCACCGAGCGACCTTCACCTGAAACTCGTCGAAAACCGGACGATCAGCCTCTTCGACGACGCGAAGGTGCAGTATGTCAGGCCCTCGATCGATGTCGCCATGATGTCGCTTACGCGGCGCGGCAGCGACCGGTTTGCCGGGGTGATCCTCTCGGGGATGGGAAGCGACGGCGCCGAAGGGATCCGCTACATCAAGTCCATCGGGGGGACCACCCTCGCGCAGGCCCTCCGGACATGCGCCATCCACTACATGCCCCGTGCCGCGTTCGCGACCGGGCGGGTGGACCAGATGCTCTCGCCGGAAGGGATCCGCGAGAATCTCATCCGGTTTGCCGGGATCCTCTGA
- a CDS encoding response regulator: MAEESCRRIMVVDDDVFILEVMEELLEPEGIGVVAAESGDECIAELANGFRGVILMDIMMPRKDGWETIQEMIDRDLIEGNVVAMLTAKDIPDAELDCLKEHVIDYITKPFEADEIVALVKGYLNYLP, encoded by the coding sequence ATGGCGGAGGAATCGTGCCGGCGGATTATGGTCGTTGACGACGACGTCTTCATCCTCGAGGTGATGGAGGAACTCCTCGAACCGGAGGGGATCGGGGTCGTCGCCGCGGAGAGCGGCGATGAGTGTATTGCGGAGCTCGCGAACGGGTTTCGGGGCGTCATCCTGATGGACATCATGATGCCCAGAAAGGACGGGTGGGAGACGATCCAGGAGATGATCGACCGCGATCTCATAGAGGGGAACGTCGTCGCGATGCTCACCGCAAAGGACATCCCGGACGCGGAACTGGACTGCCTCAAGGAGCACGTCATCGACTACATCACGAAACCGTTCGAAGCGGACGAGATTGTGGCCCTCGTGAAGGGGTACCTCAATTACCTGCCGTGA
- a CDS encoding sensor histidine kinase, with translation MASRTAGGLLRFLQEGDLREPGNVLVAGAFGTAILAASLVEPPGTNLILWALLFVPAAAVGYLYREKGIVAATVLGLVYLGVTAGRAYPPSPSIFLPFVAMVALASLASTVGYSTREQIHYREAMERAPGGAFLLRREDGTIADANHDFAELLGYARRDLANLPVSKIWPYGDDRERFFAQAQPGSGNAVVETQFLGRDGRTRWLVLWGRCLEDVVITCRVSEITRYKEAEASLNAERRRLFAILDTLPAYVTLQGEDHTVRFANRAFRETFGDPEGGLCYEVQRGSRRPCKPCKGAMVFTLRSPQQWEWDHTNGKTYEVHAYPFTDTDGAPLMLQLGIDITQRVQAEEALKGFAGNLQAKNRELETLRSQLSVINQELDATVRERTADVEKLLAQKDEFISQLGHDLKTPLTPLVALMPRVIEREQNPDLRRLLEIAGHNVTYMKDLVQKTLQLARMNSLYVELDLEPLDLKTELDNTLRNYAVLFKTKAISLKNNIPPGTTVRADRVLLGEIFNNLIANAVKYIEGEKGTITIDAAREQEVVVVSVRDTGIGMTREQLEKAFAEFYKADASRHDLDSPGLGLTICRRIVERHGGRIWAESAGEGKGSMIMFTLEAVDAA, from the coding sequence ATGGCATCTCGTACGGCGGGGGGTCTCCTCCGGTTCCTGCAGGAGGGCGATCTCCGTGAACCCGGGAACGTTCTGGTAGCCGGTGCTTTCGGTACGGCAATCCTTGCCGCCTCTCTCGTGGAGCCGCCCGGCACCAACCTCATCCTCTGGGCGCTGCTCTTCGTCCCCGCCGCGGCGGTCGGCTACCTCTACCGCGAGAAGGGAATCGTTGCCGCCACCGTGCTCGGGCTCGTCTATCTCGGCGTCACGGCAGGGCGCGCCTACCCTCCGAGCCCGAGCATATTCCTTCCCTTCGTCGCCATGGTCGCCCTTGCGTCGCTCGCCTCGACGGTCGGCTACTCGACCCGGGAGCAGATCCACTACCGCGAGGCCATGGAACGGGCTCCCGGCGGCGCGTTTCTTCTCAGGCGGGAGGACGGGACGATAGCGGACGCAAACCACGACTTCGCGGAACTCCTCGGCTACGCGAGGAGAGATCTCGCGAACCTGCCGGTATCGAAGATCTGGCCTTACGGCGACGACCGCGAGCGGTTCTTCGCGCAGGCACAACCGGGCTCAGGCAACGCGGTCGTCGAGACGCAGTTCCTCGGCCGGGACGGCAGAACACGCTGGCTCGTCCTCTGGGGGCGGTGCCTCGAAGACGTCGTCATCACCTGCCGGGTTTCGGAGATCACCCGGTACAAGGAGGCGGAAGCGTCCCTGAACGCCGAACGCCGTCGTCTCTTCGCGATCCTGGATACCCTCCCCGCGTATGTCACCCTGCAGGGGGAGGATCACACCGTCCGGTTCGCCAACAGGGCGTTCCGGGAGACCTTCGGCGACCCGGAGGGCGGGCTCTGCTACGAGGTGCAGCGGGGCTCCCGGAGACCCTGCAAACCCTGCAAGGGGGCGATGGTCTTCACCCTCCGGAGCCCGCAGCAGTGGGAGTGGGACCACACGAACGGGAAGACCTACGAGGTTCACGCCTACCCGTTCACCGATACGGACGGGGCGCCCCTGATGCTGCAGCTCGGGATCGACATCACCCAGCGGGTGCAGGCGGAAGAGGCGCTCAAAGGGTTTGCCGGGAACCTCCAGGCAAAGAACCGGGAGCTGGAGACGCTCCGGAGCCAGCTCTCCGTCATCAACCAGGAACTCGACGCGACGGTCCGGGAACGGACCGCCGACGTGGAGAAACTCCTCGCCCAGAAGGATGAGTTCATATCGCAGCTCGGTCACGACCTCAAGACGCCCTTGACGCCGCTGGTCGCGCTCATGCCGAGGGTCATCGAGCGCGAGCAGAACCCGGATCTCCGGCGCCTCCTCGAGATCGCCGGCCACAACGTCACCTACATGAAGGATCTCGTCCAGAAGACCCTGCAGCTCGCCCGGATGAACTCCCTCTACGTCGAGCTCGATCTCGAGCCCCTCGACCTGAAGACGGAACTCGACAACACGCTCCGGAACTACGCCGTCCTCTTCAAGACGAAGGCCATCTCGCTTAAGAACAACATCCCCCCCGGAACCACCGTCAGGGCCGACCGGGTTCTCCTCGGGGAGATCTTCAACAACCTGATCGCCAACGCCGTCAAGTACATCGAGGGTGAGAAAGGGACGATCACCATCGACGCCGCCCGCGAGCAGGAGGTCGTGGTCGTCTCGGTCAGGGATACCGGGATCGGCATGACCCGCGAGCAGCTCGAGAAGGCGTTTGCCGAGTTCTACAAGGCCGACGCCTCCCGGCACGACCTCGACTCGCCGGGCCTCGGCCTCACGATCTGCCGGCGGATCGTGGAGCGGCACGGGGGGCGGATATGGGCCGAGAGCGCCGGGGAGGGGAAGGGGTCGATGATCATGTTCACCCTCGAGGCGGTAGACGCCGCGTGA
- a CDS encoding HEAT repeat domain-containing protein, giving the protein MTDRTRIEELIADLRDSPLATRRAATAELGASGEAAVEPLIFAMQAENNDVRWYAARALVQIGEPAIAPLLAAMRAACDCDFRRYATAALAGIGAAAVEPLVAVIENADADLQPFAAMALCRIGEPAVAPLLRLMESPDAKTQERAALLLWKMGETGAVPLTEALEGRGQSANNK; this is encoded by the coding sequence ATGACTGACAGAACCCGGATCGAGGAACTGATCGCCGATCTCCGGGACAGCCCTCTCGCGACGCGCCGGGCGGCGACCGCCGAGCTCGGTGCGAGCGGAGAAGCGGCCGTAGAACCGCTCATTTTCGCGATGCAGGCCGAAAACAACGACGTCCGGTGGTATGCCGCCCGCGCGCTGGTGCAGATTGGGGAGCCGGCGATCGCCCCCCTCCTCGCGGCGATGCGTGCCGCGTGCGACTGCGACTTCCGGCGATACGCCACGGCGGCTCTCGCGGGGATCGGCGCCGCCGCCGTCGAACCTCTCGTTGCCGTCATCGAGAACGCCGATGCCGACCTCCAGCCGTTTGCCGCGATGGCCCTCTGCCGGATCGGGGAACCGGCGGTCGCACCGCTCCTCCGCCTGATGGAGAGCCCTGATGCGAAGACGCAGGAGCGCGCCGCTCTTCTCCTCTGGAAGATGGGGGAGACGGGCGCCGTCCCGCTCACCGAGGCGCTGGAAGGGAGAGGCCAATCCGCGAACAATAAATGA
- a CDS encoding HEAT repeat domain-containing protein, whose amino-acid sequence MSPAGPSKSAEAWGRPAVIVLVTALAVLLDLTFGMIAYTHLFYLVLIIAAFWYRRRAIVVGILLAMAHVTVGSILYGTPDAGILVNAAAFVVAAYLLGYLFEIAGRRAGGLHFHIDEAGGAACDRDTRRLIARLSSRDPDTRYRAAGCLGDAGNPAAVEPLAALLEDPEVGVRWKATESLGRLGTPAVRPLTASLRSENVDVRWMAAVALGEIGAPAAIPALMAALDDEDAYVRSRAALALGAIGEPAREEVAAALSDGNTRVRRGAAIALGSIGGERVVEALVETLRDPDGGVRQRACAALGDIGEPAVQPLIEALGTENELLRRGAIAALGLVGKPAVPALAMALRHGDDRRVPAGAIHALGEIGDRRSADILIRALEDEREEVREAAREALAGIRKT is encoded by the coding sequence ATGAGTCCTGCAGGTCCGTCGAAGAGCGCAGAGGCATGGGGCAGGCCTGCAGTCATTGTCCTCGTCACGGCCCTTGCCGTTCTCCTGGATCTCACCTTCGGCATGATTGCGTACACCCACCTCTTCTACCTGGTGCTCATCATCGCCGCGTTCTGGTACCGGAGGCGTGCGATCGTCGTCGGGATTCTGCTCGCCATGGCTCACGTCACCGTCGGGAGCATCCTCTACGGCACCCCGGACGCCGGCATTCTCGTAAATGCGGCCGCCTTTGTCGTCGCCGCATACCTCCTCGGCTACCTCTTCGAGATAGCGGGCAGGCGTGCCGGCGGCCTCCACTTCCATATCGATGAGGCCGGCGGGGCCGCGTGCGACCGGGACACGAGACGGCTGATCGCCCGGCTCTCGAGCCGCGACCCCGATACCCGCTACCGGGCGGCCGGGTGCCTCGGCGACGCGGGCAACCCCGCGGCGGTCGAACCGCTCGCCGCCCTCCTCGAGGACCCCGAGGTCGGCGTCCGCTGGAAGGCGACGGAGTCGCTCGGAAGACTGGGAACTCCTGCCGTCAGGCCGCTCACGGCGAGCCTCAGGAGCGAGAACGTCGACGTCCGCTGGATGGCCGCGGTCGCTCTCGGGGAGATCGGCGCTCCCGCGGCAATCCCGGCGCTGATGGCTGCGCTCGACGACGAGGACGCCTACGTCCGGAGCAGGGCGGCTCTCGCACTCGGCGCGATCGGCGAGCCCGCCCGGGAAGAGGTCGCCGCCGCTCTCTCTGACGGGAACACACGCGTCAGGCGGGGAGCGGCGATTGCGCTCGGGAGCATCGGCGGTGAGAGAGTCGTCGAAGCGCTCGTCGAAACGCTCCGCGACCCGGATGGGGGGGTGCGGCAGCGTGCCTGCGCTGCGCTCGGCGATATCGGCGAGCCCGCCGTCCAGCCTCTCATCGAGGCGCTCGGGACGGAGAACGAACTCCTCCGGCGCGGGGCGATCGCCGCCCTCGGCCTCGTCGGAAAGCCCGCCGTCCCCGCGCTCGCCATGGCGCTCCGGCACGGTGACGACCGGCGCGTTCCCGCGGGAGCCATCCACGCCCTCGGGGAGATCGGCGATCGCAGGTCGGCCGATATCCTGATCCGGGCGCTCGAAGACGAGCGGGAGGAGGTGCGCGAGGCTGCCCGGGAGGCGCTCGCCGGCATCAGGAAGACATAA
- a CDS encoding type 1 glutamine amidotransferase domain-containing protein: MSRIAVLITDMFEDVEYTEPAEAFRETGHDLVHVGLSAGETVHGKADQTPVTIDRSVSDVSPDDFDALFIPGGYSPDKLRAHEAPVEFVRRFVESAKPVLSICHAPQLMITAQVLRGRKIAGWKSVAQDIRNAGAEYVDREVVVDGNIVSSRQPDDIPAFIRASLAKLEEASGQEARAAAAGQR; encoded by the coding sequence ATGAGCAGAATAGCAGTCCTGATCACGGATATGTTCGAGGATGTCGAGTATACGGAGCCTGCGGAGGCATTCCGGGAGACCGGCCACGATCTCGTCCACGTCGGCCTCTCCGCGGGGGAGACCGTCCACGGGAAGGCGGACCAAACACCGGTCACCATCGACCGGAGCGTATCGGATGTCTCGCCGGACGACTTCGACGCGCTCTTCATTCCGGGCGGCTACTCGCCCGACAAACTCCGGGCTCACGAAGCGCCCGTCGAGTTCGTGCGCCGCTTCGTCGAGAGCGCCAAACCGGTTCTCTCCATATGCCACGCGCCCCAGCTCATGATCACCGCGCAGGTGCTCCGCGGGCGGAAGATTGCCGGCTGGAAGTCCGTCGCACAGGATATCAGGAACGCCGGCGCGGAGTACGTCGACCGGGAAGTGGTCGTCGACGGCAACATTGTCTCAAGCAGGCAGCCGGACGACATTCCGGCGTTCATCAGGGCATCGCTCGCGAAACTCGAGGAGGCTTCCGGGCAGGAGGCCCGGGCTGCGGCCGCAGGGCAGCGGTGA